GGGCAGAAGAGAATCCGGCAGCCACGATTTGCATTTATGACAAAAAGTGAAGTTGATCATCTTGAGGATGGCTACCGCTGGCGGAAATATGGACAGAAAGCTGTCAAAAACAGTCCCTTTCCAAGGTCTGCAACTTTTGAATTAACTAATTATATCTGGAGACCAAAACTTTACATTGTTTTTTCAGTATTGATTTCATTTCAAGTAATTCTGTAGGTTTCAAGGCAATTTGTTGGTTTGAAAACACAGGGAtcgcatatatatatatatatatatatatatatatatatatatatactgaaTATGATAAATTGATGAGAGTGAGAATAACATTGTCCTCCAATGATTTTACGAAATTACATTTCATAATCCGaaccgtttaatttctttgttacACTCTCAAGTCAAGCGGGTGTTTTGCAGGAGCTACTATCGCTGCACAAATAGCAAATGCACAGTGAAGAAAAGGGTTGAACGTTCCTCTGAAGATCCCACAATTGTAATTACGACGTACGAAGGCCAACACTGTCATCATACTGTTGCATTCCCCCGGGGCGGAGTGATTGCTCAAGAATCTGGGTTTGCAGGCCACCATTTGGCTCAGCTGCCTCCAGTCAGCTCACACTTCATGTATTATCCTGCAATTCAACCCAGAGAACGAGTTAGTCCTGTTAACTTGACAAGAACGACTTCGCACCAATTAGCATCCCCACGTggtgatgatgaggatgatgatgatcaagcTGCAGAAGGAGGATCATCCCACTGCCTTGATCCACAGACAACTGCAGTTCCTACAGATGAAGGGCTTCTTGGGGACATTGTACCTCCTGGGATGCGTAATCGATGAGATGGGTAAAACGGTAATTATACACCCATTCACTTGAATTATTTAATTGAATCGAATCGAATCAATGAAGTGATCACCTTGCTAGGTAGGTTGCACGCATTACTAGAATATGGAAAGCAAAACCCTAAGTCATCGAATGATGATGAAgctagaaaaaaagaaagaaatgaaatgatgATGAAGCTAGCCTAAGAAACATAGCAAGTTGATCTGGAATATTGAAACATTACTTTAGGCGCATGAACGAAACAATTTACCTTTTAAATTCTGGAATCCATGGTTGGACTGCCAGGAGAtcgcaaaaaagaaaagcaaaagcgtcgggtatatatatatatatgagtggTTCTTAATCTATGTGACCCGATTTTGACTATAATATCTTTCCTTTTTGATGTGAAAATGTAACTGTATCTATATATGCACCACCACTATCAACATCATGTACTTGTCATTGGCTACAAACTTATCTGCTACGCTTGGGATCTAGTGCTAGCTAGTTCACTATATATCTTATCTTTGATCATTACAATTTACATGCCCCCGTACTTTAATTATCATCCTTCCACACCACATCTATTATTCAGctttctcctctcctctctcctctcctctttcAAGTTTCTTTCATTCAACCAAAACAAAGCCAGCAGCTCTAGCTAAATCCATAATGCTTTATTATATCTTTTTCTTATTCAACCTCTGCTGTGGTATTCTTGGAAGCCTTCTATGTTATTTCAGCCTCGTCCGccaaatttcatttcttcAAATACTTTTTTGCAAGGAGGTGGCGCACTAACtaagaatatatatacacacacaccgGGAACATTTGGGATGAGCcaaaaactttttaaaaaggtAAAGAAAACAAGCTTAAAAAAAGAAACGTATACAAAAGTCTATTCTATATGATGAGGGTTTTGTAAATGGGACCTAATTATTACCTAAATATTATTTGTTGTGTAGCATTGATCTTATTCAAGCTTGGTCAACGTcgccatatatatatatatatgcatgcatgcatatgcGGGTAGCAGCTGCAGTGCAGTATCTTCAGCTTTATAGTATTATCAGGAGCATGCGCATCTTCCAAAATCCAACAGagccaaatatatatatctttatatCGGAGGAGATGACTGTGGTCTGGTCCATGACCTCTAGCTTTGCATGTGACTGATCTGAGCACCATGAGACTCTTAATCCCTATTGTTGtgtatataatttaaattaattaaacatccCAATTATTCATGCACAATCATGTAGGTAGTCCACCGTTTAATTAcgatatttaattataaactCAGATCTGATCTTATATATTCAGTCTAATTCACTTTTGGATGATTAaacattatattatataatgtgcatatatgtatacagATTTTTTCTTATGCGGATGTTCGCACGTTATTACCATGCAGATGtcttatattttctatattCTTCTATGTATTATTACCATACAAACGTCCGAATAGAAGAAGAATTGAATTTATGTAATATCGAACATGCATATGGTTATAAGAATGTTGTGGATATCATATACATGCACCTCCTCGTCGACAGGTTTATGAATTAATACTCATCTTCAACCTTAGAATTAATTAGGGAAGTTAATTGGTATGATCCTTGAAACAAGTTGTTTCGTACATAAAGATTTCGTTAGACTCTGAATTGCCCTAGTTCTAGTTGTTGACTGAGTTACGTGGACTTGCGTACGTGTTGGTTGCCCTAGTTTCTAGTTGCCGTTGCCGAcattgcttttttatttttacttattattatttttaactcTTCCTTTTCACCTTAtatctctatttttttaattccgtTGCCGCAATTACGTTTCTTTTAATCCCGGCCCAGTGGCGAAAAGTGGCAATTACACAAGTTAACCCGTGCGCTCTTTACCGAAATTGTTTGTTAATTGTCGGCTAATCTAACGCTGGAGAAGTTTATTATTGTGCCCACCTACCTACTTAGCTTTTCcatgcatgtatatatagaGAGCTTTAATTAAGAGATACtttaaataagcttatttgagggtaTAAGTCCACTccgcattgtatttcactaattcaaaccgtctattttttagataatcattcaaagatcacctctacaaaaaatcacttaaatccGATATTATTTGACCACctaattgagttattgaaattttaatactttcttgaagcaccgtgtttattgattttataggacacaattggatgtcaaaaTGGTCcgatttatctaattttttgcagggatgtaattaaaaaaatagatggtttgaaTCGTTGAAAAAACAATTCGTAAGGAACCCTAAATGgtgtccctcaatagaaggggactatatatatatatattaatggtTCAATTAACAAATAATTGAGGAAGTAATCAGTGGAAGCCTAATTTAGTTTGGTGATGGTTAAAAATTGATAAATCTTCAACGTAAACTTTCCTTCAAggcaaaataagaaaataaaaaagctgGGAATTCATTAACAAGTTTTGGCAGTCAACAACAGTAATAGGATAATGAGCAGAGAGGTAAATTGTGGTGATGTCATGTCATGTAGAAAGGCTTCCATGTAATAGGGATAGTAATCCTGAATTTTTTAGGGCCAGGGCAAGCTAGTTAAATCTTAAGTGCTAGTTGACTCTCATTTTTCAATCAAGATTTAACTTATTCgacttaattaaaaatttaacattcaagacaaataaattatataaattcaaTCCAATGAAATGTCAATActtcaaataataaacaaagaatAACATAActtgaaatttgagaaatcCCTCTCCTCAACAATAAACTTTAAACTTCCAAATTTACAATCAATTATTGCTTAAAAGAGTTGAAACACcccatgttattattttttaaaaaaaatattaaaataacatacctctttataaagttaaaaaaaaaaaaaggagtccTTTAGATAGTGGGCTCTGAGCAGTCACACTGACTACTCTTTTAAAAGCTGAATAATATTATAACAcacataataatattattacgTAACATAATATTATTGGTCGAAAATTATACTATTTTGCTATTCGATTGCAACTAATGCCATACCCACGAGTCACGacaattaaattgaaatgaaGAGTGTGGTGTAGTCGGTGTTTGGCTTGAGTGTGAGCAGAGCAGAGGAGGACGCGTGCCGTATTGACCAAGTCCTGGTCCTGAGTCAGTGAGTCAGTTGTCCAAATCGAAATCAATATGGGGAATGGACGGACAGAGAAAGACAAGAGATAAAAGCGGCGTCTCACCGGCCTCTATGTACGGGAGCCCAGAACCAACCAACTTCCTtgtctcctcctcctcctctccctCCTCGATGGATGGCATATcagttattatttatttattcatggGCGATTACGTACGTGGTGTGCCTATCCTCCTAACGGATTAACAGTCAGTATCAATTTAAAGCTGTTTTATATTATTAGAATTTGATTAGCTCTCATAATCACTgtaaaactaaaataatttactccaatgagtttatattaattatataaacattTGGTTAGGCCATCTCCATCAACCCAACTGCAAttgattgagagagagagagtgacaccacaaattatataaataaataaatcctcTACATTTTGACCTTTTAGGTTAtaaagaaggaaggaagatATCATATAAGAGTATCTCTAGAAGAGTCTCTAAATTTTAGTTAAATTCTAGTTAAAATAGCTAGAAAGTCATTATAGCAAACCACTAAAAATGTGTTTTCTCCAACAATGTTCTCTAATTTGGctaatttgaaatattttattattattttctctttctctttcctcctctttttatttttatttttatcaaatctctttcttcctctttttcttgcaaatccaatatatttattaaaataagtAGAACCCAACCTCACCAATCTCCCAAatgtctctatctctctcttctcttagCCAAATTCTCTCTCATCCTTGCTACATAGTTGGTTCTCCAAAATAGAGAGCCAAGTAGAGAGTCGAGGaggattttccttctttttaacTAATGTATTTAGGAATGAGGGGATAGAGAGTCTGTTGAAGATGCAAGTCAATCTCTTTTGGCTGTTTCATTGCTATAAAACTTCCTTTTGTGTTTCTAAATTGGTATCCAACAAATTATTGCCactatatttaatttatttcttgtaCCTTCTGGAATCACACCTTATTTTTgttgctaaaaaaaaaaaaaaaaagcatgttATATTCTGAGCTAAGGCCTTTTTGTGGCTTGGGCCTGGTTAGATATACTCGCTATGAATTTGAGATTCGAGAGAGGCCCATCTATGGAAAATCAAACCCTACATCTACCGGCCCAAAGAGAGTGTGTGCAGTCAGTATACTCTCAGTACTGAGTTAGAAAATAATCAAGATTTTAGCACGCTCTCAGACTCTCTCTCATCCATCCACGTTATAggataagaagaagaaggcatGACAGAGAGAtgtccccaaaaaaaaaaaaaaaaaaaaaaaaaaaaaaaaaacaaggttATGACCAGTCCCACTCAAAGCTCTTGGATTTCATACAAATATTTCTCAGATTCTAAACAAATAAAGTTAAAATTCAGGAAACGAACACCCCTAGTACTAATGGGCTCTATTGGCCATAGGTTAAGAAAAACAACAATGGCTCTGGATATTTTTTGCCTATCCCACCAAGTTCCTTCCAAGTTGGGTCCACTGAATCAAAGAAGacatggattttgttttgttttgtttctggttCATAAAGTAATTGAGCTTTGTGATTGCAATAATATACAGATTTGTTTTGGAAAGATTTGGTGTTCCATAGCACATCCCATATGAGTTCATAATTCTATTTACAGTAAGTGTTTATATTCCTCTCAAGTGGTTCTTGATTCTGAGTTGATGCAAATGCAAATGCTTTATTGggcaaaaaaattaaaaaaagtggTCCTGCTGATGAGGCCATGGTAGATTTCACATGTCACTAAGTTGAATTTAAACAAAAGTCTAATGCTTAGTGGCAGGTGCTATGCAACCATCTTGAGCCAtgcactatatatatatatatatatatatatatatccaattTGAGGCTTCATGTTTAAGATTCATCCACATCTCTAACAACCCTGTTCATGCTGAATTCTATTGCAGGAGATTTTGCTGTTAATGGGTGTAATTTAGTTGTGGTGGGAAACACTTTTTTCTACATTGAAAGAGGACTCACTGTAAAGCAACTACAAGAAGTAAGGGTGGCTTAAAAAAATCCCATCTGTAATCATTTCATGCAAATCTGAGTGAATGGGGATGTAAATTCTAGAGGAAACTTATCTCCCAACATTTGAAGTTTAGTGGCACTTTTCAACATTTCCCCATAAAGCAGGTGGTCCTTGATACTTTTGGGAAAAACACACTCAACCAGTGAAAAAAATGGTGCTTGACTTCTGAATGGCCACAATTACAAGTGGAGTTGATTATGAAAGTTGAGAAGCAATTAGTCCCCTTATTTCATTTTGTCTCGTAATTTTTTCTGGTGTCAAGGGCCCTAGCTTGGTGATGGAAAGTGACGCTTCCTCATTAAGTGGTTTTCATAAAAGAGGTAAAAATTTCAAGAGCACATACTTTTTTTTGACATTCTGTTTTACTTGTTCCTTTAAATGGGGAAGTTTGAGAGCTAAGGGAATTGTGTATTTCACACTAAAATTGTTGATGATACGTTACCAACTTTTACTCTTTTCATATTATGATATAGTCATATTTTGTCTTCTTgtctttaattttataatagaaGCTACAGTTAAAAACTTGTTGACTCTCTAAATAATATTATGAGACATTCCAAAACAGTGAGGAgaatattaaatatttcaaaatgggaagagagagaagctaAGTTCCTATAGCTACATGTCTCGGAAAAAAACAGATCAGTGCACTCAAAATGAGACGATGAAATAGATTAttagaacaaataaaaaaactaaggAAGGTGAAAACTGCAAGAATAACTCATCCTTTCAGTCCATGAACCAGAAATGGAACCATTACCTCTGCAAGGCGTACTTTGAATCTGGGGcccaagagaaacaaaaaatttcaccaCATTGTCTGTACTTGCCTGCATTTGCAACATTACAGAAAAATGGCATTGTACTTGTAAGTTGTAGAGAAGACCCACCAAGAATTCATGCTTGTTCCTTCTTCCAACCTACCATGTCATGAACCCAAATTGCTCATTTGCTTCTTCCTCCATGGGAGCTGGAAGGTTAAGATCAAATAGAGCAGTGATTTCAGCCTCACGAGGGGCTTCAGGTTCTTGCCCAAGTACCACAGTTTTGACTTCACAGCCTCCAACAAAATGGGACCTCTTGTGACCACCTAAAGCTTGGCCTGACCTGAAAATCCTGAAGCAGAATGGGCACTCATGtcccttgtttttctttgaacCTGAATTTCTCTTTGCACTGCCAGATAATACGTTTTCATCAATTGGTCTTTTGCCACTGCAAGGCTCAACAAGCTTACTCTCAGGTGTTGGAACAGGAGAGACATCAGTGTCTATGCTGTTTTCCCCACTCTCATACATGGACTCGGAGTAGCCATTGGTCTTTGTATGGCTGGCTCTGTGTCCTCCAAGAGCCCTATGCGAGTGGAAGGTCTTCTTACAAGTCAAGCACTCATATTTGCTGCTCTTTCGAGCGTTTCTGCAGACTTCAACATTGGTAGAACCATTAGTAAATGGTCTGTGAAAACCATTCTTGGTTGTCTTTCTTAATGCATACTTTAAAGACCCTCCTCTATGCACTTGATCAGGATGAGCTTCTTCCCTTGACAAATGATCCTTCCCCATTTCAGATTTCATTTGAAAACCCCTTCTTAACTTAACATCATAGGATTCATATCCCTCAAATTTAGATCCAAATTCTGCTCTAACCTTGTGAAATTCACCATTCCTAATAAACCCATCAACAGAAACATCTGATTCAACCTTCTTTGGTTCATGTCTGAAATACCCAGAATCAGAATTGTCAGAAACAGTGATCTCCTCAGATTTCAACTTTTTGTCTCTTGCTCTCTTCATGCCCATAATATCACTCACTTTCGAGGCACAATTCAGACCCTGCTCAGCACTAATTCTCATATCAATAGATGATGATTTAGTCTCTAGAACCACAGAGTTGTTATCTGAAGACTCAGCAAATGAATTCAAACCCCCTTTGTGACCAGAATCCCGAGACAACATCATCAAACTAATAGCCACCTCTTGTTGTTCTTGCTCGACCCCAGAACCAGATGAAGAACCATTTGCCATAGAAGAGTAAACATCAAGATTCTGGTACTTCATTCTTTTGGAGATCCTTCTCAGCCTTGGAGCTGATGTCTCTGTATCTGACTGACTATCCATTACTAGTTTCTGCTTCTCACTAGTGTCTGAGGTTTCTTCAAGCTTGTTAATCAGCTTCTCCTTCTCCGAGTGACAAGCCATATGACCACACAGAGCCTTCAATGACTGAAACCCCTTACCACATTCTTTGCACACCTTTCCCTGCTGCAAGTGTAAAGTAGGGCCTGAATCCACAAACCTCCAAGTTTTCTTGGGATTCTCTCTGAGAGAGTAACCAGAATGCCCACCAGCTTCAGACCCTGAATCTCCTTTGCTCTTTCCCACAACATCTGAAGGTGAAAACTTCACTATCCTAGCTTTAGCtatttcatcatcatcttcctctttctcCAGAGTTGGTTTCTTATTCAAATGGGTCCTGATGTGACCACCCAAGGACTTCCCACAAGGGAACCTCTTGCAGCAAAACTTGCAcacaaatttctttttctgattctgatcttcttcttccatatTTGGATTTTTAATCACTCAATAGTCAAAACCAAACGATAGGCACTagtaaagaaaacaaaatcagcaAACCACGCCTTACCTCAAATGAACTAGAATGCAGCATTCCATTCCATGATCTTGCTTGGTCCAGCAAACAGAGCAAGTGAAGGGACAATCTCAGATCGAACAGCTGAAAAACAGATCACAAAGTTTGGTGCTTTATTGCAGGTGAGTAACAGATGAGAATCGAAATGTTGAGATGTGACAGTTTTGTGAAGTACGAGATCCGACCCACAAAAAGGAGCCCTTTAAATTCCATATCAAAGTACCCACAATCCCTTTTTCAATgttgcaaaataaaattaattgggTTTAAATTGAAAAGATCAAAACTTTAAGAAGAAATGGGTAGCTAATAATGGCGACGAAGAGGCCTGTAAAAAACAATCAAAGCTAACCATGACTGATTCAGAggctcttctctctctctaaactGCCTCTagctgtctctctctctctctctctctctctctctctctctctctcagtttgTGTTATAGTCGGAGGAGAATTCCATGCATGGAAGCAAAAGATAAAAAGGGCATAAAAGATTGGCAGCACGTGTAGTCAAGCGAGACGCCTTCGCTGATCAATTGGACGGCCAGGATTGGTGGGTATGTTTTGAGGATCCCAAGGTTCGAGGATTAAACAATACTACTAAATAGATATTGGCACAGTAAAACTGAAACATCCAAACTATACCTTAA
The window above is part of the Prunus dulcis chromosome 1, ALMONDv2, whole genome shotgun sequence genome. Proteins encoded here:
- the LOC117614782 gene encoding uncharacterized protein LOC117614782, producing the protein MEEEDQNQKKKFVCKFCCKRFPCGKSLGGHIRTHLNKKPTLEKEEDDDEIAKARIVKFSPSDVVGKSKGDSGSEAGGHSGYSLRENPKKTWRFVDSGPTLHLQQGKVCKECGKGFQSLKALCGHMACHSEKEKLINKLEETSDTSEKQKLVMDSQSDTETSAPRLRRISKRMKYQNLDVYSSMANGSSSGSGVEQEQQEVAISLMMLSRDSGHKGGLNSFAESSDNNSVVLETKSSSIDMRISAEQGLNCASKVSDIMGMKRARDKKLKSEEITVSDNSDSGYFRHEPKKVESDVSVDGFIRNGEFHKVRAEFGSKFEGYESYDVKLRRGFQMKSEMGKDHLSREEAHPDQVHRGGSLKYALRKTTKNGFHRPFTNGSTNVEVCRNARKSSKYECLTCKKTFHSHRALGGHRASHTKTNGYSESMYESGENSIDTDVSPVPTPESKLVEPCSGKRPIDENVLSGSAKRNSGSKKNKGHECPFCFRIFRSGQALGGHKRSHFVGGCEVKTVVLGQEPEAPREAEITALFDLNLPAPMEEEANEQFGFMTW
- the LOC117616726 gene encoding probable WRKY transcription factor 57, whose product is MDDDKDNRDPARTTEFTTQSTWPLDPDSAYFFASHDVRDNTLLTEFGWNFHPDGSRPDGFSELDPIGTRDMSDLAATSSQLVADCLRPADSSSSSTAAFRNSNPAPFVGSASTNPSVSSTSSEDPPEKSTGSVGKPPPEIPSKVKKKGQKRIRQPRFAFMTKSEVDHLEDGYRWRKYGQKAVKNSPFPRSYYRCTNSKCTVKKRVERSSEDPTIVITTYEGQHCHHTVAFPRGGVIAQESGFAGHHLAQLPPVSSHFMYYPAIQPRERVSPVNLTRTTSHQLASPRGDDEDDDDQAAEGGSSHCLDPQTTAVPTDEGLLGDIVPPGMRNR